CATAGTAGGTCCAGGCAGTGCAATATACCGCCAGAGACAAGGAATATACATAAGGATTATTAGCCCATATAGAGTGACTTCTTTTTTCTGACCAGTAGGCTATGAAAAAAAGAATAGATACATAAATTAATAAGATGAATAAAAGAGCTACACTACTCATAATATCGTTTTATGATGATGAAAGATACAATTATAGAAAAAAGCCAAACCGAAAAAATATAAATATATGTAATGGGAAATCCAAAAAGAGATTCGGAACTGTCAAATAAAAGAATGAGTGGTAAATTCAAAGCTATTAGCATTAGCAAGGAAAGAATTACCATTTTTTGTTCATGTCTTTTTTTCATAAAAGGATGCATTTAGAAATCTATTGGTTTGAAATGGTCCGTTCTAATAACCATTTATCTTATATTTTTTTCTTTAGTTTTCTTAGTATCGAATGCTACAATTAAATAAAACAATCTCCACATAGTAATGCAGAGATTGTTATGGTTTTAAAATTAGTTTTTGCTATTCATCCATTTCATTATAATCACCCGAAAATGCAAAATAGCCAAAAGTGACCAATCCAGTTACAATAAGGGGTAGTAAAATAAAGAACATAATAATTCCAAATACTAAGTCGTCTTGCTTGCCTGATGTAAGTTTAGGTCCAAACATTTCAACGCTATAAAAGGCTGCTGCCAAGGCTAGTAGTATCCATACTATTCCTAAAAGTTTTTTAATTGAATTCATAATGATATGTTTTAGTCGTGAAGAGTATTGTTTTTTCTGTTTATATAAATCATTCCAATAACAAAGCAGATACCTGCAATGATGATTGGGTACCATAAACCCTCTAGATAATACTCAGGGTTAGCTGGCGTAGGCCCTGTTCCTTTTGCTGTAGTTACTAAAAATGTTGAAATAGCAGGAAGTAATCCACCAAATATACCGTTTCCTACATGATACGGCAAAGACATTGATGTATATCTAATTTTTACAGGGAACATTTCTACTAAAAATGCTGCAATTGGACCATAAACCATAGTAACAAAAATCACTTG
This portion of the Flavobacterium sp. CECT 9288 genome encodes:
- a CDS encoding DUF6814 family protein, with the protein product MNSIKKLLGIVWILLALAAAFYSVEMFGPKLTSGKQDDLVFGIIMFFILLPLIVTGLVTFGYFAFSGDYNEMDE